A single Lactuca sativa cultivar Salinas chromosome 8, Lsat_Salinas_v11, whole genome shotgun sequence DNA region contains:
- the LOC111906133 gene encoding probable galacturonosyltransferase 14, which produces MMMMVGGGGFRRTSSLSDASVAVSETTSFSDMLRSNNNSNNNHLIRKPPSPDLEGAAEGHNSKTVVVVVVGKRKAKRGEKARMQVEAKAAEDARRRVEEEATAEAKRKRDLERESTRQALLKEEGAHSLRGSVSSYRVSLMLITCMERSEREIRESKLQELINKHFAASSVPKGIHCLSLRLTDEYSSNAHARRQLPSPEFLPVLSDNSYYHFILSTDNIFAAIVVVTSTVQSSLTPEKIVFHVITDKKTYAGMHSWFALNPISPAIIEVKGVHQFDWLTRDNVPVLEAVENHNGIRNYYHGNHISDTNVGDTVTPRSFAS; this is translated from the exons ATGATGATGATGGTAGGTGGTGGTGGGTTTAGGAGGACGTCATCATTGAGTGATGCATCCGTGGCAGTATCAGAAACAACATCTTTTAGCGACATGCTTAGAAgcaataataatagtaataataatcatCTTATTAGGAAGCCACCCTCACCAGATCTAGAGGGTGCAGCAGAGGGACACAATAGCAAaactgtggtggtggtggtggtgggaaaAAGAAAGGCAAAAAGGGGAG AAAAAGCACGAATGCAAGTAGAAGCCAAGGCAGCTGAAGATGCTCGGAGGCGAGTGGAGGAGGAAGCTACTGCAGAAGCAAAACGGAAAAGAGACCTGGAGAGGGAATCAACCAGACAAGCATTATTGAAG GAAGAAGGGGCTCATTCTCTTAGGGGATCTGTATCATCATACAGGGTTTCATTG ATGCTTATCACATGT ATGGAGAGATCTGAGAGGGAGATTAGAGAATCTAAACTCCAAGAACTAATAAACAAACATTTTGCAGCAAGTTCAGTTCCAAAAGGCATCCATTGTCTCTCTTTGAGATTAACCGATGAATACTCATCTAATGCCCATGCACGCCGCCAGTTGCCCTCACCGGAGTTTCTCCCTGTTCTTTCTGACAACTCATATTACCATTTTATCCTTTCAACTGACAACATCTTTGCAGCTATTGTTGTGGTCACTTCTACAGTCCAGTCATCTCTAACACCTGAGAAGATTGTTTTCCATGTCATCACTGATAAGAAAACATACGCAGGCATGCACTCATGGTTTGCCTTAAACCCCATCTCACCTGCCATTATTGAAGTCAAAGGTGTTCATCAGTTTGACTGGTTGACCCGAGACAATGTTCCTGTTCTTGAAGCCGTTGAAAATCATAATGGAATTCGTAATTACTACCATGGAAATCATATATCAGACACTAATGTTGGTGATACTGTTACTCCAAGATCATTTGCCTCATAA